Genomic window (Streptococcus ruminicola):
TTTCCTATCAAACGTTGAACACTGTCTTTTGAGTTATACTCTGTACAATCTATACGAATAAATGCTTCTGAATCCCCATAAAATAGACGTGCGACTTGCTTTCCTAACTCTGTTTTACCAACACCAGTCGTACCTAAAACAAAAGCAGAAGCTGGACGATTTTCATTTTGCATATCAGTTTTCTTGGAATAAATCTTATGAGAGATAGTTTTTATTGCAAGTGATTGCCCTTTGACTACTTTTGCCAATTCAGCTTCAATATCAATAGGTTTCCCTCGACTAATGAGCAAAATAGATTCAAGAGGAATTCCTCGTTTCAGATGAATAAGCCATGCAATATCTTTAAATGTAACAGTCTTTTTATTTTTTATATAAGCATGAGCAACAGCTTCGTCAATTAAATCAATTGCCTTATCGGGAAGGTGTTTGTCTGCAATATATCTAATAGATAAATCAACTGTAGCTTCTAAGGCTTCTGGAGTGATTGTCACCCCCCTTAATTTCTCATAACGAGGAGCTATTTTTTTCATGATATAGAGAGCTGATTCACGATCTGGTTCCTCAACTAAAATAGACTGCATACGCCTTTCCATGGCTGGATCTTTTTCGATGATTCTAAATTCATCTTCAGTCGTTGCAGAAATCAATTTGATTTCACCACGAGACAAAGCAGCTTTCAAAGCATTTCCTGCATCAAGTGCTGATTTTTCAGAAGCTCCCGTCCCCATAATAGTATGTACTTCATCAATGAACAAAATATTAGTATCATTCGTTTGAGTTAGTTCTTCAATGATTTGATATAGGTTTGCTAATAGTGCTGACGGGTCACCTTTTTCCATTATTGCACTTAACAATAATGAACGAACCCTTACACCTTGAAGTTCTTCAGGTACTTTGTTACTTAAACAAGCTGCACAAAAACCCTCGACAATGGCAGTCTTACCTACTCCGGCCTCACCTACTAAACAAGGTGAATTCTTGTCAACACGCAAAAGTGAAGTAACCATACGTTCAATTTCACGATTTCTTCCGTAGGCAACATACTTTGTTGGATTTTGTCTCACTTTTTCCGTTAAATCAACCGTAAATTTATCCAAAGCAGGCGTTTTATAAAGTGAATTTACAATCTTTTCCACTAGTACTTACCTCTTCTTCTACGTTTGATTTCTTCTTGTTTTACCGGATACCCTCCTCTTTCAATTGAAAAATATCTCTTTTTTCGTTTGATATGAAAATAAGCAATTGCTCTAAAGTTTGATCCACCTGCTTTTGTTGGCAGTACCAAATAGAAAGCCAATATCGTCATTAATATATCATTTAAAACAAATTGGAAAAACTGATCAGTTGGGAAGACCGTTCCACTTAACTGCAAACCTAACAAAAAGGTTACTACAATTACTCCAGCTTTCATTACAGGAACACCATAATATTTAAGTTCCCGATATACACCTCTTGGGATACTAAAACTATAATTATGGTTATCTTGTTTATCCACGCAATATTCCCTCCTTATAATAGAATACAATTTAATTTTATCTAAATTAAATAGGTATGCAAGCTCATATGACTATGATAGATTTTTCAAAAAAGGGCATAAAAAAAGACACCCTAAGGTGTTTTCTAAACTGGACTAGTGCCAAAACGAACAAGACGATAAAAGATAAGGCAGTGCTCTTTTGGAACCATGTCAAATAGACTAGTGCCAAAACTACCGTTAATTGTTCTTTTTTTCTGAACAACTTTTGGAACCATGTCAAATAGACTAGTGCCAAAACCTTCTTGCGCCTTGAGAATTTTATATTGAACTTTTGGAACCATGTCAAATAGACTAGTGCCAAAACTTATCGGTTGAAATTCATGATGCACCTTTAACTTTTGGAACCATGTCAAATAGACTAGTGCCAAAACAGCAAACTAGTAATTTCAGTATGTCGATAACTTTTGGAACCATGTCAAATAGACTAGTGCCAAAACCTCGGAAGCTAGTCTTGAC
Coding sequences:
- a CDS encoding AAA family ATPase, which translates into the protein MEKIVNSLYKTPALDKFTVDLTEKVRQNPTKYVAYGRNREIERMVTSLLRVDKNSPCLVGEAGVGKTAIVEGFCAACLSNKVPEELQGVRVRSLLLSAIMEKGDPSALLANLYQIIEELTQTNDTNILFIDEVHTIMGTGASEKSALDAGNALKAALSRGEIKLISATTEDEFRIIEKDPAMERRMQSILVEEPDRESALYIMKKIAPRYEKLRGVTITPEALEATVDLSIRYIADKHLPDKAIDLIDEAVAHAYIKNKKTVTFKDIAWLIHLKRGIPLESILLISRGKPIDIEAELAKVVKGQSLAIKTISHKIYSKKTDMQNENRPASAFVLGTTGVGKTELGKQVARLFYGDSEAFIRIDCTEYNSKDSVQRLIGNPANNEKGQLTEQVKNRPYSLIMFDEIEKADPSVHNLLLQILDDGHLTDAYGRKIDFKQSFIYGTSNAGHQTIRDKFAISGDFSNLDSQSYKSFVANVTRDLEQIFRPEFLNRWSSMIIMNLLTEDITLEIISSKLSVLEQQWKEKQHLTIEYKDEDGYENKEDFYDYLKNVGTSVINGARPLERAITDILSDPIAKQLYFFNRRENDSFVVEVVLKGLPPRSYKDGSGRTNIADMRHVDIKVKKLP